The genomic window ACCTAAAACTACATACAAGTTTCCacatttttacttttagttaATGATTGAACAGAGCTTCTTCAAGCTTTGTGTGCTGATATGGTGTGTTACTGCTTGTGTTTAACTTCtggtttatcttttttttccatgtcCTGCAGCATCCAGAGACTCATCTAATTTGTTAGCACATGAAGCTGCATTTGCATTGGGTCAGATGCAAGATGCTGAAGCCATTCCTGCTCTTGAGTCGGTTCTTAATGATATGTCTTTGCATCCAATAGTACGACATGAGTTGAGTATAAGTTGATCCTTATTTTCTCTGTATCAGTATAAGctttttgattctttcatATCACTGATTCGCtgttaatatattattacagGCAGCAGAAGCCCTTGGAGCTATTGGTTTGGCGGGTAATGttaacattttaaagaaaagCTTGAGCTCGGATCCAGCTCAGGAGGTTCGGGAAACATGTGAATTAGCTCTCAAAAGGATTGAAGACATGAGTAACGTTGATGCCGAGAACCAGTCATCAACGACAGAGAAATCACCTTTCATGTCTGTTGACCCAGCAGGCCCAGCTGCGTCTTTCTCTTCTGTTCACCAACTCAGGTTCTTCCACTCTTGACCACCTCAACATTCTCTagattatttaatattttgtagcACGTTATTGATTAAGATCATCGAACTACAGGCAAGTTCTCCTGGATGAAACAAAAGGCATGTATGAGAGATATGCTGCACTGTTCGCTCTAAGGAATCATGGTGGAGAGGAAGCTGTTTCTGCCATAGTTGATTCTTTGAGTGCTAGTAGTGCCCTTCTACGTCACGAGGTTTGTCAACTTTCCTGTATTATGTTCATGAACTTGAATGTgtctgtttttgttaaaatcttgTACCTTGAATCTTTGCTTTATTGCTCTCGAACCTTAAATCTGTATAAGTGCTGCCTTGTAATTGATGCAATTTTTCTTAGGTTGCTTATGTCTTGGGTCAGTTGCAAAGTAAAACTGCTTTAGCTACTCTAAGCAAAGTACTTAGAGATGTGAATGAGCACCCAATGGTTAGACATGAGGCTGCAGAAGCGCTTGGTTCTATTGCTGGTATCTTCCCTAAAATGCTTAGTTTGAGATTACAACAATCTACTGTCTTAGTCTTTAGTCTTTACTTACTCTTCACATTGCTCGGCCCTTTTCAGATGAACAGAGCATTGCTTTGCTAGAAGAATTCTCAAAGGACCCTGAGCCAATTGTTGCACAAAGCTGTGAAGTAGCATTGAGTATGTTGGAATTTGAAAATTCCGGGAAATCGTTTGAGGTAAAAACACATTGATCCCAAACTCTTAcacttatatatatctaataaaTCTGTAATGACCCCATATCGAAACAtttttgcagttttttttcACGCAAGACCCGCTTGTTCACTAAGAATCTCAATCATTCTTCGTCAAACATTTACCGACAAAGGAAAGCAAACATTTtatacagagagagaagaaactgcTACTTTAACATGTCTTTATGTACGATTATAAATAACTCTATTCATATGTTTAAGGTTAAGATTACATTGTCTTATGGTACGGAAGCTTTTcattgttgaagaaagagaatcctttgtgttttattttcttgtttcttaacCGTTTCTTTAGAATCAAACATAGAAGAGTAAGATATACATAGAAAATAACACATCCCAGGAATGAATGTTATCTTTGCTCATGTCAAGTTTTAACAATAAGAGGACCACACTTTAGTTCTAAGTTGTAGTACTGTACTAAAGATTGAACATGTTTACCTAACTATAATTAAGAAGTTTTAAGaatctttattaaaaacaaaaactgtaaTAAAGAAGTGTCTTACTTATTGGTATTTTTAGACATAATGTCCCCTGAATAGGATGCAACTTAACTACTTTGTTCTTTGTCACTTCTAAATGctttaattatcttttaatcatttcattggttttgtttatgcGAAGTTTGATTAGTCTCATCTAATCCAATTTGGAATTTCCCACCAAGAAGCTTCTCTAGTTGATTACTCATCAAATTTCCCAACTGATTGATTAGTGACAATGACACCAATGGAACACGATCGAATTCTTGTCCTTTTCGGTtcttactttatttttgtctaaaaaatgctaaaacaataagaagaaaaaagagtttgaccaaaaagaagaagaagaagagcacaAAAGAGTAGCGAAGCCCTTGACTTTGACAGTAGCAAAGCTCACACGTGTGACCAAACTCTTTTTTGCAGGCTCAGCGGCTTTGACAGTGGGACTCgcacaatttttttgaaaaaactacgaataagttttttttagtatatggTTATAATTGAATTAAGGTCCTTGAATTAAATGTTTTACTAGTGTTCTCTCACTCGGGAGAAAAACTTTACCCTCAACATAACCCCTAAGATTGCTGGGCCTAGAGACGAAAAGTCTAATTGCACAGGTATTCTAATCTTGATATCCCTAATGGGCTTTATGTTCTTCTACTCTAGTCTATTCGTACACGCaaacatatttgatatttgtatTGAATATCATTTCGATTATTTTGTCTTGTAAATCTACAACCGACCCAGTGATACTTTAAACCtagttgatatataaaaagacGTAGCAACATAAGAAATTGGGGGTTGTATCAAGTAGTTCAAACTAGTTGCTAAGTGGATTGTATGCTCATACTACTTTTCATAAcatgatattatatatatatccagaTATTAGTGGATGTGATCATGTAgatgaaccctaaatccatATCCAGCTATTAGCTACTTGCTCgtacaaaataagaaacatgGGTCTCATATATCCAGTGATCCTTTTAGCGCTTAAATAGAAGTAGACGAATCTACTATAGATATGGTCCATAGTTTGTGGATCTATTAGAGCATTTGCATTGGTTAACTATTGGTAAGTGTgtctttaaaatttaataataatactttttatttagtttaattatttaatttatttaaaatatgaaaacaaatgagGAGTTGACACGGGGAGAACCATATAAGAGAGAGAGTATTCAAATGTCTTTGGGTAGACCCTCTGTAACTAAAAATGACTACTgttctctttttataatattttctaaaactaaaGACCCTCATTTTTACGTGAAATGCAGATGGTCTTAAAATGTATGTATATCTTTATAACtcaattaattagttaaatcTAGGATTGCGTTTTACGTAAATGATGATATATCAATGAACaaagtaaatatttgaaattaacTATTAGCAACAACCAGgcaactaattaaattttgcaGAACAGTTAGAGTTAGAaccaaaatagttttataaaacttctttttaaatccggaaaaataaaaaataaaaataagatgaGAAGTCATAAGTGTTAAAGTTGTGTCtacaaaatttgaagataatgatgaAACATCGACGAATGTATGTATTTGAACTACaacatcaacaaacaaaattatatgtagTCTGATAAGCACTTCTTGATAAAGATGTCACAGACAATCGATTCGATAATGAGCATTAATtatctatatgtatataactGATATGCCAATAATTTGGAGAGTATATCCAACTACTTAACATGTTTACATACTTAACCAATATCGAGGGAATTTTCGaccatgttaaaaaaaaacttttaaaaaaaaaagatcataatTTACTAAGAAATGATCCACAATCCGCTTTCTCCAATATCGAGGGAAATTCACGACCAGGTCAGGTGTACTAAAGACTGTACGTACTAGCAGAATCTAAAGAATCAGGACAAACAGAGTTTGGCGAGCTAGTTAGGGATTTCTGTCGTTTTATCAAGATCATGATTAAAATTGTGACGATATGGAGAAGAATAACATGATATATTTTGTGCAAATATAACACTCAAAAATCGAAATATActctaaaaaaaacatcttgaggatgtaaatatatatctttatatatttctagGGCATCTactacttttatttataaatacaaatccGGTTCTTTGAGCTACGGAACATTTTCAATCGAAACTAAAACCatcaaaaaatcttcaaacattatatataagctatatattatatagatcGGATATAGATAAGAATCAACCCATATTCTTGATAGAACCATATCACGAGAAGGAGATGTAGCCAAAATTTGCTGATTGAAGCTCTTTGAGATGATCCTGATTGAAAGTGTTCAGGTGTTGTTCCAAGTCAGAGTAGATGGAGAATTCCCCCATGCCTGAGGAGGTTTCGTTGTGGTAACTACTCTCTGTGGCATCCCCGTGTTGAACCGTCCCAGAACTTCCAGTTTGGTAAACCAAATGGGTctgatcatgatgatgataaatattttgatgatcatgatgataAGGAGCCTTAGTAGTGTCTCCATAGTAACTATTAGGGTTTTCTGATGTTGGTGAATCAGCAAAAATCATGCTTTGTGCTGCTTGTTGCTTTAGAATCTCAAGTTCTGCTTGTAAATTCACAACCTATAAACCCAACAAAAAGaactaattaattacaaaatgtcATGCcgattaaatatatttatgtagaTATACATATAGTTTTGTGAAAGTATCATGATTAGGGTTCTGAAAGGTACCTGTTGTTGGAGAGCAAAGATATGAGAAACACAGCCATAGATGGGATCTTGAAGCCTAGCTTGAGCTTCATAAGAGATTGTAATAGCGGCTTCACAGCGATCGCTAATGGGAAGATGAGAGAGCAACTTAGAAGCATTGCTAGCTCCAAAGACCTTGTGAATGGCTGCAAAGTGTGAAGCTCCTTGTTCATGACAAAAGTATGGAGCAAACACACATCCCTTTGCACATTTCCTCCTAAGGAACTTACAAGCACCACAAGGAGAGCCAGAGCTAGAGCTGGAACTagtcatgatgatgatggtgttgTGACGGTTCTTGATATTAAAGGtcgaatttaatttttgtgattaattGCTATTGGTATTAGGTTTTGATCTAACCTTGAGTATAGCTTTAAGGAGAGAGATTTTATAAACAAGGCAAAGGTGAAGATGAAGGTGGGTTACATATAATATTACATTTGTTTAATTGCATCTTGTCTGCTTAATGGTCTACACTtctcattatttatttttattcattccTTTTGCATTagtacaattttgtttttcttgttaaagaaATCGACAAAtctttttggaattttgtaTGCATAAAACGAGagatttagtattttattttaattaggGGGAAAACAGCCTtggattatttatttttaataccaaaaaaaagatattgcATAGTAGAACAGAATGGACGTGTACATCTCTACTAAACCAATTTGATTAAACCGAAAGCAAAATTATAAAGAATAGACTAATTACACAATGGgccttagttttttttttttttttttttgcctctACACAATAGACCTTCTAACCTACCCTTCCAGAGACCATCTATTTACTCAAAGTAAAGTTGAGTTGATTGTCATTGGAAATTTGGAACGTAAATGTCTATATGATGTGTTTATCATATATTTCTGATATTTTCGTAtcatttaaaatgaaaatttcatcATTATTCTGTCTCAAACTACAACATCTTGATGGTAAAAAATTTTATCGCATAGCAGTTGTGGAAAGAAATTTACcatcaatatataaatgtaactatgaaaaaaaattacaatatcATCGAAGACTACTGATCACCCATTACAGTTACTGTTTCTACgttttaaatttaacattttctcCATCCTCTATCAGTGGTACGTGGTATAGTGGTTGGAGCGCCTAAATTGTAAGGAGACTGATCAATACCTCAATCCTTCAAGAGGCTTATTGTATACCAATAATTAAGGGATCCATTAGTGAATATAGTAttttatgtgtgtatatatactctAATTGTGGACCTGCTCCTATCTACCTACATTCtttcatataatattaaatatatattggttaATCGATCTGGATACGATCCCTTGAATTTTCTAGGAGACCTAGGCTAGATCATATATACTTATACACATGCATGCGTTAAACACtcgtgtatatataatatgaaacaACATATCTTGCAtcaaaataattcataaataacTTGTTGATCTATCATAATTGCTTGTTGCAAAACTGGTCTATTATTACTTAACTTTACAAACCATGCTCTCGTAAAACTAGATTCTTTGTTCAGTCCATGCATACATTTCTTTGAATTTCAGATAAGAgagtaccaaaaaaaactcaatacatgttaaacaaaaaaaaatgtatatattaattggGACTTTAACTTATATTTCTAacatgtaaaagaaaatgtgcCAACGATATATAGAGACAATGGACAAACGTCTGgtatatgatatatttgaaCAGTACGTAGGGTCAGGGTTGTCGAGCAATACTGAGAACTATAATCTTAAccttaaaataatatattaattataataaatttatttgagaTTTAAGTGAACActtaaataaaatctaatttgtaTCACGCATATAAACCATCATGTAGACCTTTTTCAGGTGGCAAACAAATCAGTTCTCACACCCAAGAGCTCCAATAATGACACTCTTGATCCCATAAATCTCTCTTGTCCTACTACTACTCTcaagttacaaaattatacTAATATACGAGgaacaaattaaaatgaaCTAACCGTAGTGATCAAACGGTTGAAAACTCTCTTGCTAATATCAAGATCAACCATTGAATCATCTCTATTCTGATTTCATCTTGGTAAATTTATACATTAATTAGTAATAGAAAACTTAAACTTTCTATATATAGAAtctgagataaaaaaaaaaaaaacaaggctTGGATTGAGAAGAAATCGtgtataaaaacaaaacaataatattagcagtatatttattcattttaagTTTCTAACTTTATTAGTTGTTGCACTTGCgaataaaatagtttaaatataatatgttatatgTAACTAAACGTGGGTGGGGATGTGGATTAAAAAAGTTGGTTAGGTCGATTAACTCTTATAGAGTCTTTCTGCACTATGATATTCAACAATCAGATCTATTAAAACTACGTAGTATATGTTTCTCTatactttaaattttcttagaaTTCGTATCGTCATTTTGTGAAAATGTATTAGTTCACATTATTCATCTCATATTTTCGATATGTCTATCATACTTTCCATAtagttttgtatattttatgtTCAAATATTACCGCCACTCATAACGAAAATAGCTACTCAAAAAccctttttatatttattttactttttaggtTATCTTATTTAGGTCTTATTCTTAACCTTTCCATAATGATGAGGTCTTACAAGCTGCGAgttttttaatcataatattttttgtttttcgatttttttttctgcatgtttttaatcataattCAAACTCCTATATTtgaactaataaaataaagataaatcaCAATTGTACCTAAAGATGTGTATAACTAAAAATACTTACACGCTTGATTAGCTTGATTAATagttactagattttaacccgcggtatatcGCGGggacaatatttttttttaaaagttagtatatataaaagtttgtaaattgtatctatctattaaatatttttattttatagtttacaattgttattaagtaacgtcctgccaaacccatTCCGCCAACCCGTCCTGTAAAAAaacctatttattttattaatgttgatcttatttatgatatgtttatgaattattgtctaaatattttgtaattttgtagtaattaactactatcaaatatctctgcggtttgatgcttataatcgaattgttaaagtcatgcaaaaaaacaatatcaaaaatgataattttgtcatttttaaatatgttaaatattttgaaagttttattttactaactaatcgtgtagttaatgtagagatatttaattcgaagatagttaaatgtaaaatatttaattcgaagatttagtttctaattatcaaaaaaaattattaaatgaCAGTGGaaataagtctcaacttgaggatttatttcacaaagtgaatgcaaaaatgtatatgtagattcgcgtatataaatatatatttatacgcgtagaactagtttttttttttttcactaacTAGTTTTCAGTACGAGCAAATCAAAAATATGCTTTAATATGCTTGATTAATAGTTATTAGCGTATATAAGTATGTATACGCGTAGTGACTAGTAAGGCCTCTTGGTGTAGCGAAAGGacttagttttgtttttttcttcgatcATTTTTGTACGTAACTTCGTttaaaactaagaaaacaattaGACAGAACAAAAACCTGATTAAGTCATCTTCCATTTTAATTAAGACAGCAAATGAGCTTTTGTCAGCATTATATGTGTAAGCAGACAACTTTTCATGTTCTCGCGGAACACTTCCTTTCACCTTCTCTACTCTATCTCCATCAATTGCTAtacgtttttaaaaaataataatttattccTATTTTGATTAagttaataattaatttgtttcttagtCAAGTATTAATTGAAGGTCTAACCAACTTGAACTCAATCGACTACTAATTCTTGGTGATTATTTACCATCAAAATGGATTCATATTCGAGCCATTCTCTga from Arabidopsis thaliana chromosome 3, partial sequence includes these protein-coding regions:
- a CDS encoding ARM repeat superfamily protein (ARM repeat superfamily protein; FUNCTIONS IN: lyase activity, binding; INVOLVED IN: biological_process unknown; LOCATED IN: phycobilisome; EXPRESSED IN: 22 plant structures; EXPRESSED DURING: 13 growth stages; CONTAINS InterPro DOMAIN/s: Armadillo-like helical (InterPro:IPR011989), Armadillo-type fold (InterPro:IPR016024), PBS lyase HEAT-like repeat (InterPro:IPR004155); BEST Arabidopsis thaliana protein match is: ARM repeat superfamily protein (TAIR:AT3G62530.1); Has 1934 Blast hits to 1064 proteins in 388 species: Archae - 226; Bacteria - 670; Metazoa - 295; Fungi - 345; Plants - 90; Viruses - 0; Other Eukaryotes - 308 (source: NCBI BLink).) gives rise to the protein MESNGSVSSMVNLEKFLCERLVDQSQPISERFRALFSLRNLKGPGPRNALILASRDSSNLLAHEAAFALGQMQDAEAIPALESVLNDMSLHPIVRHEAAEALGAIGLAGNVNILKKSLSSDPAQEVRETCELALKRIEDMSNVDAENQSSTTEKSPFMSVDPAGPAASFSSVHQLRQVLLDETKGMYERYAALFALRNHGGEEAVSAIVDSLSASSALLRHEVAYVLGQLQSKTALATLSKVLRDVNEHPMVRHEAAEALGSIADEQSIALLEEFSKDPEPIVAQSCEVALSMLEFENSGKSFEFFFTQDPLVH
- the LBD29 gene encoding lateral organ boundaries-domain 29 (lateral organ boundaries-domain 29 (LBD29); CONTAINS InterPro DOMAIN/s: Lateral organ boundaries, LOB (InterPro:IPR004883); BEST Arabidopsis thaliana protein match is: Lateral organ boundaries (LOB) domain family protein (TAIR:AT2G42440.1); Has 858 Blast hits to 853 proteins in 21 species: Archae - 0; Bacteria - 0; Metazoa - 0; Fungi - 0; Plants - 858; Viruses - 0; Other Eukaryotes - 0 (source: NCBI BLink).) → MTSSSSSSGSPCGACKFLRRKCAKGCVFAPYFCHEQGASHFAAIHKVFGASNASKLLSHLPISDRCEAAITISYEAQARLQDPIYGCVSHIFALQQQVVNLQAELEILKQQAAQSMIFADSPTSENPNSYYGDTTKAPYHHDHQNIYHHHDQTHLVYQTGSSGTVQHGDATESSYHNETSSGMGEFSIYSDLEQHLNTFNQDHLKELQSANFGYISFS